The genomic interval TCGCTTACGCTCGCGGCGGCCGAACAAGCGGCTGGAGCCGATGCTCGCATCGGCGAGCAAGCTCGCCTCCGCTCGCACGGCTCAGCCGCCGCGCCGTTATGCCATAAAAAACAATTGACAAAACCACAGGTATGATATAAGGTAATACCGGCGGTGTTTATGGGCAAAACAAAAATTGCGGTAATCGTTCACCACAGAGACACAGAGACACGGAGAATGATTTTAGAAAAAGCACTTAATACTTGTTTTGAAAGACGGAATTAAGAGACTTGTCCTTTAGATTTTTCTCAGTGTCTCTGGGTCTCCGTGGTGAGGTGAACGGTTACAAAATTTCGAGACGTTTTACCAGATGTTTTTCAGGAGGCAAATATGTCAACAGTAAAAATGAGTGCGGTGATTGAAGAGCTAAGCAGCTTAAAAGAAATAATCAAGGGAATTGAAAGAAAAAAGATTTTACTGATAAATAGCTTGCATCATCCTTCCCTTAATCTTATCTTTCCTGTGGCTGTTTCTGTAGAATACGATGGTTATCAATTTATTGCTTATACGCCGGATTTGGATATCTATGGATGTGGAGAGAGTGAATATGAGGCCATAGAAGATCTCCGCCAGTCGATGGTTGATCTTTATTATGACCTTAAAGATGAGCCTCTGGGAAAAGACTTACAAAGGATATGGGAATATTTAAGATCCATTGTGAGGGAGAAATGAAGGTTAAAGAGATTCTAAGGCTGTTTGAAAAGTTAAAGATGGAGGTGCGAGAAGGGAAAGACACTATCGCCAGCTTTAGATGCGAAGGAAGAGTTGTGACAAGAACAAAGCTTCCTCATAAGAGAGGGGAATTAAAGGGTAATTTGCCTTACTTTGTTCTACGCCCTTCTTTTAGCCGTGAACGTTAGCGGAAATCGCCGTTTTGGGAGAGATAAATTATTATGTTTAAGATAGGATGGATACAGGAACGGGTAAGGAAAGGCAAATACTATTTTTCGCAGCATGGCGACCAAGAAAGGCAAAATGATAATCTCACTATAGCTGAGGTTGAGGAAGCCTTGCTTACAGGCAGAATTATAGAACAGTATGAAGATATAGGGCGAGGAGAAAGTTGTTTGGTTGTAGGCTTTACAGGGGCAGGAAAGCCTATTCATATCGTTTGTGGGAGAAGAGAAGATTGGTTAGCAATTATAACAGTTTATATTCCTCGACCACCGAAATTTAAAACGCCTTATGGGAGGAGTGAAAAATGACAAAAATTTGTAACTTCTGTGGGAACGAAAACTTCAGAGAAAGACATGTGCAGTATATTTACAGGCACGACAACCAATTCCTCGTTGTAGATAATGTGCCATGTGAGGAGTGCGAGTTTTGTGGAGAGCAGTATTTTAAAGCAGAAGTTTTAAAAAAGATTGAAGAAGATTTCAAAGCCGTTTATATTTTCGGTAAAAGAGCTCAGAGAGAATTCACAGTGCCTGTTGAAGAATTTGCAGAAATTTAAAACGAAATTGAAGAATATATCCAGGTTTGCCGATAACTGAAATAGGGAGCAATTAATTGTCCCTACAAAAGACAACGTTTTGGAGGGCAAACCATAGATGATCTATCACGTTTTTGTGGCCAAAATTCTGAGTGTTCGGACTATGGCAACTGGGATCACGTAGCCTTTGATCCGGAACGCCGACGGGTAGTGAGCGTAGTACCCGCTAAACGTAAGGCTGAGAATGTAGACAAGTTAGTCAAAGACTTCAAGAAACGAACCGAATCTGGGCTAATGAACCTTATTACCACAGACGAATATCCCGCTTATAAGGGTTCGATCCTGGCGGCCTATGGCCCGAAGATAACACCTCCTCGGACGGAGAAATGAAGGTTAAAGAGATGCTAAGATGAATAAGTCAGAAAAGATAGCCTACTTTAATTCTATGGCTAAAGATCGAGATGGGTGGAAACAGAAGAATAGATATTATTATTCAGAATTAGAAAGGCTTCTCCACTTTATTATTCCTCCGAAATCTTCGGTGTTAGAAATAGGCTGTGGCACAGGTGATTTTATTGGGCGACTTCAACCAGAGCGAGGCGTAGGCGTAGATTTCAGCCCGGTAATGGTGAATATAGCTCAAAAAAAGTACCCTGATTACACCTTTCTGGTCGATGATGCGGAGGACCTCCATCTTGATGAAAAATTCGATTATGTGATTATGTCTGATCTGGTGGGGCACCTTTCGGATGTCTGGCAGGCCTTCAGGGAATTACAAAAAGTAACCAAGCCGGAAACCAGGGTAATTATTACTTATTACAATTACCTTTGGGAACCGCTCCTTAATCTGGGAGAGAGACTGGGCCTAAAGATGAAGCAGGCTTACCAAAGCTGGTTATCTTTGGAAGATATAGAAAATTTGCTCGACCTTAATGGTTACGAAGTAGTCCAGAAGGAATTTCGATTACTCTTTCCCAAGCCCGTCCCCTTACTTTCCAGTTTGGCCAACCGTTTAATCGCCAAGCTGCCCTTACTAAAAAAGCTATGCCTGGTAGGGTATATGGTGGCTAAAGAGAAGGCCGGAAGTCGGCCAGGGTCGAGAGGAGATTATTCCTGCTCCGTCATTATCCCCTGTAAGGATGAAGCCGGAAATATTGAAGCCGCCGTCAAGAGAACCCCTGAGATGGGCAAACATACCGAGCTTATCTTTGTCGATGGAAATTCTACGGATGGCACGTTGGAAAAGATAGAAGAAATGATAGAAAAATACCAGGGGAAGAAAGATATTAAGTTGATTCATCAAGGCTCAGGCATAGGCAAAGGAGATGCCGTCAGAAAGGGATTTGCCGCGGCTTCAGAAGATATCCTATTTATTCTTGATGCTGATCTGACGGTGCCTCCGGAAGACCTGCCCAAATTCTATCTGGCTTTAGCCGAAGGTAACGGTGAATTTATCAATGGCACCAGGCTCGTCTACCAGATGGAGAAGCAGGCTATGAGGTACCTTAATCTGATAGCCAATAAAATCTTTAGCCTCATTTTTACCTGGCTGCTGGAACAGCGAATAAAGGATACCCTCTGTGGGACCAAGGTGCTTTTCAGGAAGGATTATGAAAAGATTGCCCAAAACCGGAGTTTCTTTGGAGACTTTGATCCCTTTGGAGATTTTGATCTCATTTTCGGAGCGGCTAAATTGAATCTCAAGATTGTGGAGATCCCCATAAGATATAGAGAGCGGACCTACGGAGAAATAAAGATAGACCGTTTCAGGCACGGCTGGCTACTTTTGAAGATGTGCCTTGTGGCCTTTAGGAAGTTAAAACTTAGTTGATGAAAAGAGTTATTGACTGGCTGAAGCTACCGGAAACGCGGCATATTGAAGATCTGGACGCAATTTCGACCACGATCTTACACGGCCAGATTATCCAAAAGAAAAGATTCTTCAAGAGGCTTTATATTGACTTTTATAAACAATTTCTGGAGTCTTCAAGACAATTGGATGGATGGCTTATTGAATTAGGGAGTGGCGGAGGGTTTCTGAAAGAGCTTATCCCGAGGGTGATAACCTCTGATATCCTGCCTGTTAAGGGATTAGATCTATGCTTTTCAGCGCTTTCCATGCCTTTTTCCGACCAGACCGTTTCTGCATTTTTTATGATCGATGTTTTGCACCATCTTCCGGATTCTGCCTTGTTTTTTAAGGAGGTTGCGAGATGCCTGAAGGTGGGGGGAAGATGTGTGATGATAGAGCCGGCCAATACATGGTGGGGCAGATTTATCTATCAAAATTTTCACCATGAGAGATTCGATCCTGATGGAAGTTGGGGTTTTGAAGGAAATAGACCTTTAAGCGATGCCAATGGCGCCATCCCCTGGATTATTTTCTGTCGAGACAGGCAGAGGTTTGAAAAAGAGTTTCCTAATTTAAAGACCGCCCGGTTATCCTTTTCCACCCCCTTTCGTTATCTTTTGAGTGGTGGGCTTTCAATGAAAGGCCTTGTCCCCTCCTTTTTTTATGAGGTAGTCAAGGGGATCGAATTTCTCCTTTCACCACTGGCCGGCTATTTGGGAATGTTTATGACCATTGAACTGGAGAGGGTGTAACAAAGGACTTGACTGAAAAGGAGAAAAGAATGGCTATTCCAACAAATTCGGCGATGTTCATCGTTTCGGCCATTTGTCGAATGGCTAATCTCGAAGTGCGAATCGCGAATCGCGGATTGCGAATCGCGAATCTATTTTTGTAAGCGTTCAGGTGTCAGCAGTCAGGCAAAGTTATTGGAGGTAGTGGGAGGCCTTATGCGTTTTTTTAATACAGCCGGACCGGTTAAATGTGCGGACCATTACTGCCTGCCGCCTTTAGAGCGGCTTGATTTGCCAGCGATACTTCGTTTGATTGAGCAAAAGAAATATTTTGTCCTCCATGCACCGCGGCAGACAGGTAAGACCTCGTGCCTACTGGCTTTGATGGACTATTTGAATCGGGAGGGAAAGTACTCCTGCTTGTATTTCAATGTAGAGATAGCCCAGTCTGCCAGAGAAGATGTCAGGGAAGGAATGAGGGCAATTCTGGGCGAGATGGCCTCCCAGGCTCGTAATTTTCTGCAAGACCCATTCTTAGACGAAATCTGGTTTGATGTGCTAAATAAACAAGGCGGAAGCGGGGCATTAAAAGAGGTTCTCACCCGTTGGTCTCAAGATAGCCCCAAGCCGTTGGTGCTTCTGATAGACGAAATAGATTCTCTGGTGGGCGATACCTTGATCTCTGTTCTCCGCCAATTACGTGCCGGTTACCCCCAGCGGCCGGATCTATTTCCCCAAAGTATTATACTGTGCGGGGTGCGCGATGTGCGTGACTACCGCATTCACTCTGATCGTGAGAAGGCGATTATCACGGGTGGCAGTGCCTTTAACATCAAGGCCAAGTCTTTGCGGTTGGGCAACTTTGACCAGGCGGGGATTGAAACCCTCTACGCTCAACATACCCAGGAGACCGGACAGCAGTTTGCCTCCGAGACAATGGATATGATCTGGGACTTGACCCAGGGACAGCCCTGGTTAGTCAATGCCCTCGGTTATGAGACCTGTTTCGAGATGACGAGGGGCCGGGAGCGGTCACAACCAATTACAGCCGAGATGGTGATAGAAGCCAAAGAGAATCTTATCCTCAGGCGGGAAACTCATCTTGACCAGCTTGCCGATAAGCTCCAGGAAGAACGAGTTAGGTGCGTTATCGAACCAATTTTAGCCGGAGGAGAAAAGCCGGATCGGTTGTCCGAAGATGATGTCCAATATGTGGAAGACCTTGGTCTCATCAGCACAAGGGGTCAATTGCGTATTGCCAACCGGATCTACCAGGAGGTCATTCCCAGGGCGCTTACCTATACTACCCAGTTGACCATCAGCCACCAACCGGCCTGGTATATCCAGCCTGAAGACAGCCGTCTTGATATAGACAAGCTCCTCTTCGCCTTTCAGCAGTTCTTCCGTCAGCACTCAGAACATTGGGTGGAACGATTTGATTATAAGGAGGCCGGGCCGCAGCTTCTACTCCAGGCCTTCCTGCAAAGGATTGTCAATAGTGGCGGCCGGATTGAGCGAGAATATGGTCTGGGTCATCTTCGAACTGATTTGCTGCTGATCTGGCCTTATCCTGGTGGTGTGCAGCAAGTAGTGATCGAATTGAAGCTGGTCAACGGTTCTCTAAGCAGCACAATTGAAAAAGGGCTTCAACAGACCTGGGAGTATGCTGATCGCTGTGGCTCAGATGAAGCTCACTTAGTGATCTTTGACCGGAACAAGAATAAGACCTGGGAAGAGAAAATCTTTAGCCGAGAAGAAACATACCGAGGTAAGCAAATAAAGATATGGGGAATGTGAAATCTGGTAAAGGAAAGGTAACCGTTCAGCACATGATGCTGGATGCTCGATGCTCGATCCTCGATGCTCGATCCTCGATGCTCGATCCTCGATGCTGGTAAAGGATCCAGTATCCAGGATCGAGCATCGAGCATCGAGTTTGTGCCTTAGTGGCTGAACGCTTACTAGGCTCAGGTGTCTGGTGATTGGTAGTCAGGTAGCTGTAGTGGTAAGAAGAAGGAGATTTTCAGATGAGATGTTTAGTTACAGGTGTGGCCGGATTTATCGGCTCATATTTGGCGGAAGAGTTGATTCGAAGAGGTAGTCAGGTCATCGGGATCGATTCTTTTACCGATTACTATCCCCGATGGATGAAGGAAAAGAACCTGGAGCATCTTCAGGGGCAGGAGAAATTCACCTTTATTGAATGGGATTTATTAGACTTAGACCTCAAAAAACTTCTGGCGGGAATAGATTACTGTTTTCATCAGGCGGCCCAGGCCGGGGTGCGGGCAAGCTGGGGGAAGTATTTTGACACTTACACTAAATGCAATATCTTAGCTACCCAGCGGCTTCTGGAAGTCGCTAAGGAAAGTCGCTTAAAAAAATTTGTTTTTGCCTCCTCTTCCTCGGTTTATGGAGATAGCCCGGATCTGCCTTTGAGAGAAGATAGCCTGCCCCGGCCGCTCTCACCTTACGGGGTGACCAAGTTGGCTTCAGAAAACCTGGTTAGTCTCTACCATAAAAATTACGGCCTGCCGGCTATTTCCTTGCGATATTTTACTGTCTTCGGTCCCAGGCAGCGTCCGGATATGGCCTTTCATAAATTTATTAAAGCCATCCTTGAAGATGAAGAGATCATCATCTACGGAGATGGGGAGCAGACAAGGGATTTCACCTTTATTTCCGATATTGTTCACGCCAATATCCTGGCGGCTGAAAGTGAATTGAGCGGTGAGATCTTCAATATCGGCGGCGGCGTTAGGATCAGTCTAAAAGGGGCGATAAAAATCCTCGAAGAAAATATAGGCCGCCCGGCAAAATTAAGATGTGTAGAATCTCAACGCGGCGACATGCGGCATACCTGGGCCGATATCACCAAGGCGAAAGATTCGCTGGGCTACAAGCCCGAAGTTGATCTGTCTCAGGGATTAGTTGAGGAGATAAAGTGGCTAAAGAAGCTCCGGTAATCGTCAGATAGACTCTCACCCACAAACACCTGCCGCAGCCGGGATCGAAACTTATCCCTTCAGGAGCGAGGTGTTAAAGGGATACAAAAACTTAGCATGTCTGCCTAAGACCTCTAAGATCAGGCTCTTTTTTCTTGCTTTTTAAATTATGCAGCTAACTTCATCTCTGTTTTTATCCCGGCTATCTCATTTTCAAGCCTCAGAATCTTTATTTCCAACTTCTCATACTCATCTCGTCTAACTATTACCTCATATAGTCGGTCTATCCGTTTGTTTGTCTCATCAATCCGTAGCGTATTCTTAGCTATCTCTTCTTTCAATTCTACTCTCAGCTCATCTATCCGTTTGTTTGTCTCATCAATCCGTAGCGTATTCTTAGCTATCTCTTCTCTCAATTCTACTCTCAGCTCATCAATCCGTT from bacterium carries:
- a CDS encoding DUF4258 domain-containing protein, whose protein sequence is MFKIGWIQERVRKGKYYFSQHGDQERQNDNLTIAEVEEALLTGRIIEQYEDIGRGESCLVVGFTGAGKPIHIVCGRREDWLAIITVYIPRPPKFKTPYGRSEK
- a CDS encoding YgiT-type zinc finger protein produces the protein MTKICNFCGNENFRERHVQYIYRHDNQFLVVDNVPCEECEFCGEQYFKAEVLKKIEEDFKAVYIFGKRAQREFTVPVEEFAEI
- a CDS encoding glycosyltransferase, whose amino-acid sequence is MNKSEKIAYFNSMAKDRDGWKQKNRYYYSELERLLHFIIPPKSSVLEIGCGTGDFIGRLQPERGVGVDFSPVMVNIAQKKYPDYTFLVDDAEDLHLDEKFDYVIMSDLVGHLSDVWQAFRELQKVTKPETRVIITYYNYLWEPLLNLGERLGLKMKQAYQSWLSLEDIENLLDLNGYEVVQKEFRLLFPKPVPLLSSLANRLIAKLPLLKKLCLVGYMVAKEKAGSRPGSRGDYSCSVIIPCKDEAGNIEAAVKRTPEMGKHTELIFVDGNSTDGTLEKIEEMIEKYQGKKDIKLIHQGSGIGKGDAVRKGFAAASEDILFILDADLTVPPEDLPKFYLALAEGNGEFINGTRLVYQMEKQAMRYLNLIANKIFSLIFTWLLEQRIKDTLCGTKVLFRKDYEKIAQNRSFFGDFDPFGDFDLIFGAAKLNLKIVEIPIRYRERTYGEIKIDRFRHGWLLLKMCLVAFRKLKLS
- a CDS encoding class I SAM-dependent methyltransferase translates to MKRVIDWLKLPETRHIEDLDAISTTILHGQIIQKKRFFKRLYIDFYKQFLESSRQLDGWLIELGSGGGFLKELIPRVITSDILPVKGLDLCFSALSMPFSDQTVSAFFMIDVLHHLPDSALFFKEVARCLKVGGRCVMIEPANTWWGRFIYQNFHHERFDPDGSWGFEGNRPLSDANGAIPWIIFCRDRQRFEKEFPNLKTARLSFSTPFRYLLSGGLSMKGLVPSFFYEVVKGIEFLLSPLAGYLGMFMTIELERV
- a CDS encoding ATP-binding protein, with amino-acid sequence MRFFNTAGPVKCADHYCLPPLERLDLPAILRLIEQKKYFVLHAPRQTGKTSCLLALMDYLNREGKYSCLYFNVEIAQSAREDVREGMRAILGEMASQARNFLQDPFLDEIWFDVLNKQGGSGALKEVLTRWSQDSPKPLVLLIDEIDSLVGDTLISVLRQLRAGYPQRPDLFPQSIILCGVRDVRDYRIHSDREKAIITGGSAFNIKAKSLRLGNFDQAGIETLYAQHTQETGQQFASETMDMIWDLTQGQPWLVNALGYETCFEMTRGRERSQPITAEMVIEAKENLILRRETHLDQLADKLQEERVRCVIEPILAGGEKPDRLSEDDVQYVEDLGLISTRGQLRIANRIYQEVIPRALTYTTQLTISHQPAWYIQPEDSRLDIDKLLFAFQQFFRQHSEHWVERFDYKEAGPQLLLQAFLQRIVNSGGRIEREYGLGHLRTDLLLIWPYPGGVQQVVIELKLVNGSLSSTIEKGLQQTWEYADRCGSDEAHLVIFDRNKNKTWEEKIFSREETYRGKQIKIWGM
- a CDS encoding NAD-dependent epimerase/dehydratase family protein is translated as MRCLVTGVAGFIGSYLAEELIRRGSQVIGIDSFTDYYPRWMKEKNLEHLQGQEKFTFIEWDLLDLDLKKLLAGIDYCFHQAAQAGVRASWGKYFDTYTKCNILATQRLLEVAKESRLKKFVFASSSSVYGDSPDLPLREDSLPRPLSPYGVTKLASENLVSLYHKNYGLPAISLRYFTVFGPRQRPDMAFHKFIKAILEDEEIIIYGDGEQTRDFTFISDIVHANILAAESELSGEIFNIGGGVRISLKGAIKILEENIGRPAKLRCVESQRGDMRHTWADITKAKDSLGYKPEVDLSQGLVEEIKWLKKLR